In the genome of Saccharomonospora viridis DSM 43017, one region contains:
- a CDS encoding FkbM family methyltransferase, whose amino-acid sequence MISYAQNAEDVVLARLFRQRSTGRYVDVGAGDPVEDSVTKHFYDLGWSGINVEPVPEFAERLRKARPRDVTLPIALGAAEGKATLHVVPEAWGRATLDDRLARRYRDEQRWQVDEVGVEVATLAAVLDEHPGDVDFLKIDVEGAERDVLAGADWDRHRPRVVVVEATAPGSPDPAYEQWEPILLEAGYRCALFDGLNRFYAQADDDEALTCLAVPANVFDEFERHDVARMRAETEDLPAIRAGETGYIRRLEQRLREEQQAREQNAAYIATLEQAVAEERRRAEKATRYAATLEARIFELEAVREHTASTSRRE is encoded by the coding sequence GTGATCTCCTACGCGCAGAACGCGGAGGACGTCGTCCTGGCCCGGTTGTTCCGGCAGCGGTCCACGGGTCGCTACGTCGACGTCGGTGCCGGGGACCCGGTCGAGGACTCGGTGACCAAGCATTTCTACGACCTGGGTTGGTCCGGGATCAACGTCGAACCCGTTCCGGAGTTCGCCGAACGGCTGCGGAAAGCGCGGCCGCGGGACGTGACCCTGCCGATCGCATTGGGGGCCGCGGAGGGGAAAGCCACCCTGCACGTGGTCCCCGAAGCCTGGGGACGGGCCACACTCGACGACCGGTTGGCCCGGCGGTACCGGGACGAACAACGGTGGCAGGTGGACGAGGTCGGGGTCGAGGTCGCCACGTTGGCCGCTGTGCTCGACGAGCATCCCGGTGACGTCGACTTCCTCAAGATCGACGTCGAGGGAGCCGAGCGGGACGTCCTCGCGGGCGCGGACTGGGACCGCCACCGACCGCGCGTGGTGGTGGTCGAGGCCACCGCACCGGGCTCTCCGGACCCGGCGTATGAGCAATGGGAGCCGATCCTGCTCGAGGCCGGGTATCGTTGCGCGCTTTTCGACGGACTCAACCGTTTCTACGCCCAGGCCGACGACGACGAGGCACTGACCTGCCTGGCCGTGCCGGCGAACGTCTTCGACGAGTTCGAACGTCACGACGTGGCACGCATGCGGGCCGAGACCGAGGACCTGCCCGCGATCCGGGCCGGCGAGACCGGGTACATCAGGCGCTTGGAGCAGCGGCTTCGTGAGGAGCAGCAGGCCCGGGAACAGAACGCCGCCTACATCGCGACGTTGGAACAGGCCGTCGCGGAGGAACGTCGGCGGGCGGAGAAGGCCACGCGGTACGCCGCCACGTTGGAGGCGCGGATCTTTGAGCTGGAGGCGGTCAGGGAGCACACCGCCTCGACCTCGCGACGCGAGTGA
- a CDS encoding alginate O-acetyltransferase AlgX-related protein, with product MRADNQLKSDGRPTALPAVHEAWLPREHSLYRPRHGRRQTVALVCAAVFFLSPLVSFALGARPSEFENRALTPFPSLADGWSFFTQLAPWATDHLVLREEAIHAADAVSRGVFGEPPPLGDGPKQGGPLQPAPTESEPRQAHYPSVVEGKNDWLYLGDEVASHCEPTRPLEETVAQLRKLRDGVEATGRRFITVIAPDKATLLPENLPDEYIGKECHQRNVDKFWRLLGTEDYVLDLRAGLLAWGDQLGEPVYGPQDAHWSDEGGVLMARGLAERLRPGISAEWKVTPTSSWRVPADIPPLIGREGETVGRHYALAPNGEQDLTQDVEPDYRTPLTLDTASGPGTYGLGVGLLGDSFTIRALPYLSAAFANMTVLHHDSVSEDHGATAANMLAGKDVVVLEIAERSLARGGPAVLSEPALSTVLDALSR from the coding sequence ATGAGGGCGGACAACCAGCTCAAATCGGATGGTCGACCGACCGCACTCCCGGCCGTGCACGAGGCGTGGCTGCCGCGTGAGCACTCGCTGTACCGGCCGCGGCACGGCCGACGGCAGACGGTCGCGCTCGTGTGTGCCGCCGTGTTCTTCCTGAGCCCGCTGGTCTCGTTCGCGCTCGGTGCGCGCCCGAGCGAATTCGAAAACCGTGCCCTCACACCGTTTCCCAGCCTCGCGGACGGATGGTCCTTCTTCACCCAGCTGGCCCCGTGGGCCACGGATCACCTCGTGCTCCGGGAGGAGGCGATCCACGCCGCGGACGCCGTGAGCCGTGGTGTCTTCGGCGAGCCGCCTCCGCTGGGCGACGGTCCCAAACAAGGAGGTCCCCTTCAGCCCGCGCCGACGGAGTCGGAACCACGCCAGGCCCACTACCCTTCGGTGGTCGAAGGCAAAAACGACTGGCTGTACCTCGGCGACGAGGTGGCCAGCCACTGCGAGCCGACGCGTCCCCTCGAGGAGACCGTGGCTCAACTGCGCAAACTCCGCGACGGGGTGGAGGCGACCGGACGCCGGTTCATCACGGTCATCGCCCCGGACAAGGCGACACTCCTGCCCGAGAACCTGCCGGACGAGTACATCGGGAAGGAGTGCCACCAGCGCAATGTGGACAAGTTCTGGCGGCTGCTGGGCACCGAGGACTACGTACTCGACCTCCGGGCCGGGCTGCTCGCCTGGGGCGACCAGCTGGGCGAACCCGTCTACGGCCCGCAGGACGCGCACTGGTCCGACGAAGGCGGTGTACTCATGGCGCGCGGCCTGGCCGAACGACTACGCCCCGGGATCTCCGCCGAGTGGAAGGTGACCCCCACGAGCTCCTGGCGGGTCCCGGCCGACATCCCACCGTTGATCGGCCGAGAAGGCGAGACCGTCGGCCGTCACTACGCACTCGCCCCGAACGGTGAGCAGGACCTGACACAGGACGTGGAGCCGGACTATCGGACCCCGCTGACGCTGGACACCGCATCGGGTCCCGGAACGTACGGGCTCGGTGTCGGCCTGCTCGGCGACTCCTTTACGATCCGGGCGCTGCCGTACCTCTCGGCGGCCTTCGCGAACATGACCGTCCTGCACCATGACAGCGTTTCCGAAGACCACGGTGCGACCGCGGCGAACATGCTCGCGGGTAAGGACGTCGTCGTGCTGGAGATCGCAGAACGGTCCCTGGCCCGAGGTGGACCCGCCGTACTCAGCGAACCGGCCCTGTCCACCGTCCTCGACGCACTGTCCCGATGA
- a CDS encoding ester cyclase, with product MDERTATTLYRRWLDELWNGEDDRLDEVAATLVTADFVGHWPKHPGLARGPAQLADIVRQGRRLVDDCVFELVLGPVPHDDLVAARWRGRGRHQGDPVTFHGHDLLRVDGDRFAEYWVIAEDPTD from the coding sequence ATGGACGAAAGGACCGCGACGACCCTCTACCGGCGGTGGCTGGACGAGCTCTGGAACGGCGAGGACGACCGGCTCGACGAAGTCGCCGCGACACTGGTGACCGCCGATTTCGTGGGGCACTGGCCGAAACACCCCGGACTGGCCCGAGGTCCGGCACAACTGGCCGACATCGTCCGACAGGGCAGGCGACTGGTCGACGACTGCGTGTTCGAACTCGTGCTCGGCCCCGTGCCCCACGACGACCTGGTCGCCGCCCGCTGGCGTGGCCGGGGCCGCCACCAGGGCGATCCGGTGACCTTCCACGGCCACGACCTGTTGCGTGTCGACGGTGACCGGTTCGCCGAGTACTGGGTCATCGCCGAAGACCCCACCGACTGA
- a CDS encoding glycosyltransferase family 4 protein produces the protein MSDARTRSPQASACTVVTERQLPAARVLARSYLDHHPDHDFVVLVVDRAEFPERPADHRVIGYRELDLDPDEFLRLATCFPAPELIEAVVPSLLRSLLDEYDVVVYLASETEVRAPFPEITRLGAEHGVVLVPRLLSPLPRDGKEPDTESPVFNSGFLAVGASARPFLDFWADRSKRDASGSAERTLELVLGLFPHTVVRDPGLGVGYWNLHERPLHRRADGTIEVAGTPLRFLHFTGYRPDKPWQLTTHCRRPRIRLSRNRTLRELCDEYGDRLRQAGYREPPEGSLEDDDYGFARLPDGSPLTEHMRRAFHTAWLEATDPGLDDDPIERTPEEVPPHPFGDDGGSQFRRWLTSPSSPPERTAGLNRLVMRLWLSRVDLQAVFPHPYREDNTGFRQWCRVHGVAEGLLPEWALPHEPATPSPPIDEFGVNVAGYLTAELGLGEMGRVIHRAVRESGVPVVSVVEEHSVARTVRTALDAPETAGWPKFPVSILAVNADYTGLLLDSHPDVGYRRYRIGLWAWELEDFPPHLHKGFDLVDEVWTVSEFCARAIAPHSPVPVKVIPVPVLDPGEKPRPPRAPGDPVRFLFAFDFNSTGQRKNPWGVVEAFRRAFGDRTDVRLTIKATNGHLHPEAEERLRHVIGADERIELLDRYLSVAELDALYADSDAYVSLHRSEGFGLTVAEAMVRGMPVIATDYGGTTEFFDPAVGWAIPYERAEVGPGWAPYQEDGVWADPDLDAAANAMRAVADDPAEARRRGKAAREHILRTRSMDAATEWIRTQLRAAYDTWRARSGDGDPTHEVPEALVPLDQARAALHSTPDPEAPHRLPFAPTLRKLVNRALVHYDDHQRKVLGRITDGTLDALSTLIRRIDQNSEQHRRRIDILERQWNRRLTELTARLDRLERERNTDLDGPNG, from the coding sequence ATGTCTGACGCCCGTACCCGGTCGCCGCAGGCATCCGCGTGCACGGTCGTCACCGAACGGCAGTTGCCGGCGGCACGGGTACTGGCCCGGTCGTATCTCGACCATCATCCCGACCACGACTTCGTCGTCCTCGTCGTGGACCGAGCCGAGTTCCCCGAACGGCCGGCCGACCATCGGGTGATCGGCTACCGGGAACTCGACCTGGACCCGGATGAGTTCCTCCGACTGGCCACCTGTTTCCCCGCGCCCGAGCTCATCGAGGCGGTCGTCCCCTCGCTGCTGCGGAGCTTGCTGGACGAGTACGACGTCGTCGTGTACCTGGCTTCGGAGACCGAGGTGCGTGCCCCCTTCCCGGAGATCACGCGGCTCGGCGCGGAACACGGCGTCGTCCTCGTCCCTCGGCTGCTTTCCCCGCTTCCCCGGGACGGTAAGGAGCCCGATACCGAATCACCGGTCTTCAACAGCGGTTTCCTCGCCGTCGGGGCCTCGGCCCGACCGTTCCTCGACTTCTGGGCCGATCGGTCCAAACGCGACGCTTCTGGTTCGGCCGAGCGGACTTTGGAGCTGGTCCTCGGCCTGTTCCCGCACACGGTGGTCCGCGACCCCGGGCTCGGGGTGGGCTACTGGAACCTGCACGAACGCCCGCTCCATCGGCGAGCCGACGGAACGATCGAGGTCGCGGGCACTCCACTGCGGTTCCTCCACTTCACCGGCTACCGGCCCGACAAACCGTGGCAACTCACCACGCACTGCCGCCGACCACGGATCCGACTCTCCCGGAACCGCACGTTGCGCGAGCTGTGCGACGAATACGGCGACAGACTCCGCCAGGCCGGTTATCGGGAGCCGCCCGAGGGATCACTCGAGGACGACGACTACGGCTTCGCCCGGCTGCCCGACGGTTCGCCACTCACCGAACACATGCGCCGGGCGTTCCACACCGCCTGGCTCGAGGCCACCGACCCCGGACTCGACGACGACCCGATCGAACGGACCCCCGAGGAGGTCCCGCCGCATCCGTTCGGCGACGACGGCGGTTCACAGTTCCGCCGGTGGCTGACCTCCCCGTCGTCACCACCGGAGAGGACCGCCGGACTCAACCGGCTCGTCATGCGGTTGTGGTTGAGTCGGGTCGACCTCCAAGCGGTGTTCCCACACCCGTACCGCGAGGACAACACGGGCTTCCGCCAGTGGTGTCGGGTCCACGGGGTCGCCGAAGGACTGCTGCCGGAGTGGGCCCTGCCCCACGAGCCGGCCACCCCGTCCCCGCCGATCGACGAATTCGGCGTCAACGTCGCGGGGTACCTCACGGCCGAACTGGGACTGGGCGAGATGGGCCGGGTCATCCACCGCGCCGTGCGTGAATCGGGGGTACCGGTCGTCTCCGTCGTGGAGGAGCACTCGGTCGCACGGACCGTCCGAACCGCGTTGGACGCGCCGGAAACGGCGGGCTGGCCGAAGTTCCCGGTGAGCATCCTCGCCGTGAACGCCGACTACACCGGCCTGCTGCTCGACAGTCATCCCGACGTGGGGTACAGGCGTTACCGGATCGGCCTGTGGGCCTGGGAGCTGGAGGACTTCCCACCACACCTGCACAAGGGGTTCGACCTGGTCGACGAGGTGTGGACGGTCAGCGAGTTCTGCGCGCGGGCGATCGCGCCGCACTCCCCGGTGCCGGTGAAGGTGATTCCCGTCCCGGTGCTCGACCCCGGCGAGAAACCACGTCCACCCCGCGCTCCGGGCGACCCCGTCCGGTTCCTGTTCGCGTTCGACTTCAACAGCACCGGGCAGCGGAAGAACCCGTGGGGGGTCGTCGAGGCCTTCCGACGGGCGTTCGGCGACCGGACCGACGTGCGCTTGACGATCAAGGCCACGAACGGCCACCTGCATCCCGAGGCCGAGGAGCGGCTGCGGCACGTCATCGGTGCTGACGAGCGCATCGAGCTGCTCGACCGGTACCTCAGCGTCGCCGAACTCGACGCCCTCTACGCCGACAGCGACGCCTACGTCTCACTGCACCGCAGCGAAGGGTTCGGGTTGACCGTCGCCGAGGCCATGGTGCGGGGCATGCCGGTCATCGCCACCGACTACGGGGGCACCACCGAATTCTTCGACCCCGCCGTCGGCTGGGCGATCCCTTACGAACGGGCCGAGGTCGGCCCGGGGTGGGCGCCGTACCAGGAGGACGGCGTGTGGGCCGACCCCGACCTGGACGCCGCGGCGAACGCCATGCGCGCGGTCGCGGACGATCCGGCCGAGGCACGCCGCAGGGGCAAGGCCGCCCGGGAACACATCCTGCGCACCAGGTCGATGGACGCCGCGACGGAGTGGATACGTACCCAGCTGCGCGCCGCCTACGACACCTGGCGGGCCCGCAGCGGAGACGGCGATCCCACGCACGAGGTCCCCGAAGCACTCGTGCCACTGGACCAGGCCAGAGCCGCGCTGCACTCGACGCCCGACCCGGAGGCGCCGCACCGGCTGCCGTTCGCGCCGACGCTACGCAAACTCGTCAACCGCGCACTCGTCCACTACGACGACCACCAGCGCAAGGTCCTCGGCAGGATCACCGACGGCACGTTGGACGCGCTGTCGACGCTGATCCGACGAATCGACCAGAACTCGGAGCAACACCGACGACGGATTGACATCCTGGAAAGGCAGTGGAACCGGCGGCTCACGGAACTGACGGCCAGGCTCGACCGGCTGGAACGTGAGCGGAACACCGACCTGGACGGACCGAACGGATGA
- a CDS encoding gamma-glutamyltransferase family protein, whose amino-acid sequence MVENVFTSRPELAGTHGMVATTHWLASATGMAVLEDGGNAFDAAVAAGFVLQVAEPHLNGPAGQVPAIFATAQERKPRVLCGQGVSPAAATPAHFRDLGLDLIPGSGLLAATVPGAWDAWLLLLRDYGTKSLRDVLKYAISYAWQGVPVVRRITETIDAVAELFTNHWPSSAELWLPGGEAPTPGSLHRNRTLARTWQRLLGQAEVHASREAQIDAARRAWSHGFVAEAIDEFSRKAFRDDSGRDHAGLLTGDDLASWEATYEDAVITDFGEWSLVKCGAWTQGPVLAQQLRLLEGFRDQLRYVDGRPDARTVHLATECAKLAFADREAWYGDTDVDLGMLLSWEYAEQRRALVGEEASAELRPGGPNPRLPAVLERTLGGQGGTGALGEPTVDAVGRTRGDTVHIDVVDAEGNMISATPSGGWLQSSPTIPELGFCLDSRAQMFWLEEGLPNSLAPRKRPRITLSPSMALRDGEPTLAFGTPGGDQQDQWQLCFWLAHTVGGLNLQEAIDAPAWHTTAFPSSFYPRAWQPKELVVESRLGEDTIRELSERGHDVVDAGPWALGRLSAVSRDHATGILKAAANPRGMQGYAVGR is encoded by the coding sequence ATGGTCGAAAACGTGTTCACGTCTAGACCGGAACTCGCCGGTACCCACGGCATGGTCGCCACGACCCACTGGCTCGCCTCGGCGACGGGGATGGCGGTGCTGGAGGACGGTGGGAACGCCTTCGACGCGGCCGTGGCGGCCGGATTCGTGCTGCAAGTGGCGGAACCGCACCTCAACGGCCCGGCCGGTCAGGTGCCCGCGATCTTCGCGACCGCTCAGGAGCGCAAGCCCCGCGTGTTGTGTGGACAGGGTGTATCGCCCGCGGCGGCCACGCCCGCGCACTTCCGCGATCTCGGTCTGGACCTCATCCCCGGCAGCGGCCTGCTCGCCGCCACGGTGCCCGGCGCCTGGGACGCGTGGTTGCTGTTGCTGCGTGACTACGGCACCAAAAGCCTGCGTGACGTCCTGAAATACGCCATCTCGTACGCGTGGCAGGGCGTTCCGGTGGTCCGCCGGATCACCGAGACCATCGACGCGGTCGCCGAACTGTTCACCAACCATTGGCCCAGCTCGGCCGAACTGTGGTTGCCCGGGGGCGAAGCCCCAACCCCCGGATCGCTGCACCGCAACCGCACGCTCGCCCGCACGTGGCAACGCCTGCTCGGACAGGCCGAGGTGCACGCGAGCCGCGAGGCGCAGATCGACGCGGCCCGGCGCGCCTGGTCACACGGGTTCGTGGCGGAGGCCATCGACGAGTTCAGCCGGAAGGCGTTCCGTGACGATTCCGGTCGTGACCACGCGGGTCTGCTCACCGGCGACGACCTGGCGTCCTGGGAGGCGACGTACGAGGACGCGGTGATCACCGATTTCGGTGAGTGGAGCCTCGTCAAATGTGGCGCGTGGACACAGGGACCCGTCCTGGCCCAGCAACTGCGTCTACTGGAGGGCTTCCGGGACCAGTTGCGCTACGTCGACGGTCGTCCTGACGCGCGCACCGTGCACCTGGCCACCGAATGCGCGAAGCTGGCGTTCGCCGACCGGGAGGCGTGGTACGGCGACACCGACGTGGACCTCGGCATGCTGCTGTCGTGGGAGTACGCCGAGCAGCGGCGTGCGCTCGTGGGTGAGGAGGCCAGTGCGGAGCTGCGTCCCGGTGGTCCGAACCCGAGACTGCCCGCCGTGCTCGAGCGTACGCTCGGCGGTCAGGGTGGAACGGGCGCGCTCGGCGAGCCCACCGTGGACGCCGTGGGACGGACCCGGGGCGACACCGTGCACATCGACGTGGTCGACGCCGAAGGCAACATGATCTCGGCGACGCCCTCCGGCGGGTGGCTCCAGTCGTCACCGACGATTCCCGAACTGGGCTTCTGTCTCGACTCGCGCGCGCAGATGTTCTGGCTGGAGGAGGGCCTGCCCAATTCGCTGGCGCCCCGCAAACGGCCTCGTATCACCCTCTCGCCGTCGATGGCCCTGCGCGACGGCGAACCGACCCTCGCGTTCGGCACGCCGGGCGGGGACCAGCAGGATCAGTGGCAACTGTGCTTCTGGTTGGCCCACACCGTGGGTGGGTTGAATCTGCAGGAGGCGATCGACGCGCCCGCGTGGCACACGACGGCGTTTCCGAGTTCGTTCTATCCGCGTGCGTGGCAGCCGAAGGAGCTGGTGGTGGAGTCACGGCTGGGTGAGGACACGATCCGTGAACTCTCCGAACGCGGCCATGACGTCGTGGACGCCGGGCCGTGGGCGTTGGGCAGGTTGTCCGCCGTCTCCCGTGACCATGCCACGGGGATTCTGAAGGCGGCGGCGAACCCGCGCGGGATGCAGGGGTACGCGGTCGGCCGCTGA
- the gmd gene encoding GDP-mannose 4,6-dehydratase: protein MRRALITGITGQDGQYLAELLHSKNYKVFGLIKGQNNPKLEALQTELPFVELVSGDLQDLSSLVAALEQVQPDEVYNLGAISFVGLSFKQAELTANVTGLGVLRLLEAIRMVGGSQNNPIRFYQASSSEMFGKVRESPQVETTPFYPRSPYGCAKVFGHDITVNYRDSYGLFACSGILFNHESPRRGLEFVTRKVTNAVARIKLGLQDTLVLGDLEPRRDWGFAGDYVKAMWLMLQQDEPSDYVVATGRTHSVREFVEAAFRHAGIDDWERYVTQDERFFRPAEVDLLVGDATKARTELGWKPEVDFESLVAMMVDHDLKLEARKAGIQLP, encoded by the coding sequence GTGCGACGTGCATTGATCACCGGGATCACCGGTCAGGACGGCCAGTACCTCGCAGAGCTGCTGCACAGCAAGAACTACAAGGTTTTCGGTCTGATCAAGGGACAGAACAACCCGAAGCTCGAGGCCCTGCAGACGGAGTTGCCGTTCGTGGAATTGGTCTCCGGTGATCTGCAGGATCTGTCCAGCCTGGTCGCAGCGCTTGAACAGGTACAGCCCGACGAGGTCTACAACCTCGGTGCCATCTCGTTCGTCGGGCTCAGCTTCAAGCAGGCCGAGTTGACCGCGAACGTCACGGGGCTCGGTGTGCTGCGCCTGCTGGAGGCCATCCGCATGGTGGGCGGCAGCCAGAACAACCCGATCCGCTTCTACCAGGCCTCCAGTTCGGAGATGTTCGGCAAGGTGCGGGAATCGCCGCAGGTCGAGACCACGCCGTTCTACCCGCGGTCGCCGTACGGCTGCGCCAAGGTCTTCGGGCACGACATCACGGTGAACTACCGCGACAGCTACGGCCTGTTCGCCTGCTCCGGAATCCTGTTCAACCACGAGAGTCCGCGCCGTGGCCTGGAGTTCGTCACCAGGAAAGTGACCAACGCGGTGGCTCGGATCAAACTGGGTCTGCAGGACACGCTGGTGCTCGGTGACCTCGAACCGCGGCGGGACTGGGGTTTCGCCGGTGACTACGTCAAGGCGATGTGGCTGATGCTGCAGCAGGACGAGCCCAGCGACTACGTGGTGGCGACCGGCCGGACCCACAGTGTGCGCGAGTTCGTGGAAGCCGCGTTCCGGCACGCCGGTATCGACGACTGGGAACGCTACGTCACCCAGGACGAGCGTTTCTTCCGTCCCGCCGAGGTCGACCTGCTGGTCGGCGATGCCACCAAGGCCCGTACCGAGCTGGGCTGGAAGCCGGAGGTCGACTTCGAGTCGCTGGTCGCGATGATGGTCGACCACGACCTGAAGCTCGAGGCGCGCAAGGCCGGAATCCAACTGCCGTGA
- a CDS encoding glycosyltransferase family 4 protein, with the protein MRHRMWTPLPPERSGISDYSYELLEALSDIADVTAVSRYAEQAQTPPGVPVVGPDDEAPSDVLNTYHMGNHAGVHSWLYRKALATPGVVVLHDTSLLDFNLGYFGGLDSPEFREEVRFAHGPIWGDPNDPALFRGWPAVEVDGVKHLDGQTLTMERRLVSASKGVIVHDPFSARLLRQRYPGLPVHTVPSGAPLRDDTGRRRTRARLGWQDDHVVFGVFGGFNRIKRTTVAVLAFANVRRRWPQARLVIAGHADFPDVVDDVRKLIGELGVSDSVHLALSPDKTEFEQLITATDAVLNLRWPTAGETSAVMMRAFGAGKVVITSDLPQHRHLDPTFCWLVPTDPAHEAEALSELLERVVCWPDEARQAGRQAREYVREHASWPVVAQAYRKALEAIGAERQAAPVVTPTRPGVNVFADARATTGLAESARRHALALVDTGVDMTFTEFNTRAPNRSLAVPRKLADLRRGKDHPIDLWFINVNEFQLIPEHALDRYTIAMWAWELPEVPDYALKQLPRMDELWVLSSFVADAFRTATDMPITVIPSVVPQRPGIQGDRAKFGLPDDGLVVLFNFSASSSDARKNPWAVIEAFRQAFRPSERGTDAHLVIKAVDLHRFPELSAQLAQSVASVNGTLIGRDLTRADMDCLLATCDVYVSLHRSEGFGLGMAEAMAMGKPVIATGYGGNIDFMPPGSAAVVGYDIRPINDRDHRFGAEFGDWYRPGQLWAEPDVEQAARWLRRLAESESLRRTMGARGAQAVKEVCSPEAVGAAMVKRLNEIGL; encoded by the coding sequence ATGAGGCACCGGATGTGGACGCCGCTGCCACCGGAGCGCAGCGGTATCTCCGACTACAGCTACGAACTGCTCGAAGCGCTGTCGGACATCGCCGATGTGACGGCGGTCAGCAGGTACGCGGAACAAGCCCAGACACCCCCGGGCGTTCCGGTGGTGGGGCCGGACGACGAGGCACCGTCGGACGTCCTGAACACCTATCACATGGGCAATCACGCCGGGGTCCACTCGTGGCTCTACCGGAAGGCGCTCGCCACGCCCGGTGTGGTCGTGCTGCACGACACCTCCCTGCTGGACTTCAATCTCGGCTACTTCGGCGGCCTCGACTCCCCCGAGTTCCGGGAGGAGGTCCGCTTCGCGCACGGCCCGATCTGGGGCGACCCGAACGACCCCGCGCTGTTCAGAGGCTGGCCCGCCGTCGAGGTGGACGGGGTGAAGCACCTCGACGGGCAGACGCTCACCATGGAGCGGCGGCTGGTGTCGGCCAGCAAGGGCGTGATCGTGCACGATCCGTTCTCGGCGAGGTTGCTGCGACAGCGGTATCCCGGCCTGCCGGTCCACACCGTGCCGTCCGGTGCGCCGCTGCGCGACGACACGGGGCGTCGCAGGACCCGCGCCCGACTCGGCTGGCAGGACGACCACGTCGTGTTCGGGGTGTTCGGCGGGTTCAACCGCATCAAGCGGACCACCGTGGCGGTGCTGGCCTTCGCCAACGTCCGGCGACGGTGGCCGCAGGCCCGGCTGGTGATCGCGGGTCACGCCGACTTCCCGGACGTCGTCGACGACGTGCGGAAGTTGATCGGGGAACTCGGAGTGTCCGATTCGGTGCATCTCGCGCTGTCCCCGGACAAGACCGAGTTCGAACAGCTGATCACCGCCACCGACGCCGTCCTCAACCTGCGCTGGCCGACCGCCGGGGAGACCAGCGCCGTGATGATGCGCGCGTTCGGCGCGGGCAAGGTCGTCATCACCAGCGACCTACCGCAGCATCGACACCTGGACCCGACGTTCTGCTGGCTCGTCCCGACCGATCCCGCGCACGAAGCCGAAGCACTGTCAGAACTGCTGGAACGGGTGGTGTGCTGGCCCGACGAGGCTCGACAGGCCGGTCGGCAGGCCCGGGAGTACGTCCGCGAGCACGCCTCCTGGCCGGTGGTCGCCCAGGCGTACCGGAAGGCCTTGGAGGCCATCGGCGCCGAGCGGCAGGCCGCCCCCGTCGTCACGCCGACCCGGCCGGGCGTCAACGTGTTCGCCGACGCGCGGGCCACCACGGGATTGGCGGAGTCGGCGCGACGACACGCACTCGCGCTCGTCGACACCGGTGTCGACATGACGTTCACCGAGTTCAACACCAGGGCGCCCAACCGGTCGTTGGCCGTGCCACGCAAACTCGCCGACCTGCGACGCGGCAAGGACCATCCGATCGATCTGTGGTTCATCAACGTCAACGAGTTCCAGCTGATCCCGGAACACGCGCTGGACCGGTACACGATCGCGATGTGGGCGTGGGAGCTGCCCGAGGTCCCGGACTACGCGTTGAAACAGTTGCCGCGGATGGACGAGCTCTGGGTGCTGTCGTCGTTCGTCGCCGACGCCTTCCGCACCGCGACCGACATGCCCATCACCGTGATCCCCAGTGTCGTACCGCAGCGGCCGGGCATCCAGGGCGATCGCGCGAAGTTCGGTCTGCCTGACGACGGGCTCGTCGTGCTCTTCAACTTCAGCGCCTCCTCCAGCGACGCCAGGAAGAACCCGTGGGCGGTGATCGAGGCCTTCCGGCAGGCGTTCCGGCCGAGCGAGCGGGGCACCGACGCACACCTGGTGATCAAGGCGGTCGACCTGCACCGTTTCCCCGAACTGTCCGCGCAGTTGGCACAATCGGTGGCGAGCGTGAACGGCACGCTGATCGGACGGGACCTCACCAGGGCGGACATGGACTGTCTACTGGCCACCTGCGACGTCTACGTCTCGCTGCACCGCTCGGAGGGGTTCGGCCTCGGCATGGCAGAGGCGATGGCGATGGGCAAACCGGTGATCGCCACGGGCTACGGCGGCAACATCGACTTCATGCCGCCGGGTTCGGCGGCCGTCGTGGGTTACGACATCCGCCCCATCAACGATCGCGACCACCGCTTCGGCGCGGAGTTCGGTGACTGGTACCGCCCGGGCCAGCTCTGGGCGGAACCGGACGTCGAACAGGCCGCGCGCTGGCTGCGTCGACTCGCCGAGAGCGAGTCCCTGCGCCGCACGATGGGTGCGCGCGGGGCCCAGGCCGTCAAAGAGGTCTGCAGCCCGGAAGCCGTCGGCGCCGCGATGGTGAAACGATTGAACGAGATCGGGCTCTAA